The Cucumis melo cultivar AY chromosome 5, USDA_Cmelo_AY_1.0, whole genome shotgun sequence genome has a segment encoding these proteins:
- the LOC103485796 gene encoding uncharacterized protein LOC103485796: MTLFLFSPFFFFFFIFFASPLIAAPDPSTIYDHLHLHGLPIGLLPKNITKFSIDSSTGRFHVFLDQPCNAKFENEVHYDFNVSGRLSYGQIAELAGISSQELFLWFPVKGIRVDLSSSGVIHFDVGVVDKQFSLSLFESPPDCTAADPVDQSFAFNAASLDTDRPFSTKEAQNLQLEDSELRATS, encoded by the exons AtgaccctttttctcttttcccctttcttcttcttcttcttcatcttctttgcTTCCCCTCTCATCGCCGCTCCTGACCCCTCCACCATTTACGACCATCTCCACCTTCACGGCCTCCCCATCGGCCTCCTTCCAAAGAACATCACTAAATTCTCAATTGATTCTTCCACCGGCCGTTTCCATGTCTTCCTCGATCAACCCTGCAATGCCAAGTTCGAGAATGAGGTTCACTATGATTTCAACGTCTCTGGCAGGCTCTCCTACGGACAGATCGCTGAATTGGCTGGAATTTCCTCCCAAGAGCTCTTTCTTTGGTTTCCTGTTAAGGGAATTCGTGTCGATTTGTCCTCTTCTGGTGTAATTCATTTCGACGTCGGCGTTGTTGACAAGCAATTCTCTCTTTCCCTCTTTGAGTCCCCCCCTGATTGCACTGCAGCTGATCCGGTTGATCAATCCTTCGCCTTCAATGCTGCCTCTCTTGATACGGATCGCCCTTTTTCGACG AAGGAAGCACAGAATCTCCAGCTTGAAGACAGTGAACTAAGGGCAACATCATAG